One genomic segment of Oncorhynchus kisutch isolate 150728-3 linkage group LG15, Okis_V2, whole genome shotgun sequence includes these proteins:
- the LOC109905803 gene encoding acetolactate synthase-like protein isoform X2: protein MEIAIALGCSVGFTFGGLVFVAYKLGLLYQLFLHKTETQSPRHGGESVAEVLRAHGVKFVFTLVGGHISPILVACEKLGIRIVDTRHEATAVFAADAVARLSGTVGVAAVTAGPGLTNTVTAVKNAQMAESPLLLIGGAAATLLQGRGALQDIDQMSLFKPLCKFCASVRSVREIVPTMRKALAIAQSGTPGPVFIEFPIDTLYPFHLVSKEFGVKNPPKGLMGKVVTWYLHNHLKNLFAGAWETRDVSPLPVHIPQATDDQVQKCIELVSRAKKPVILLGSQATLPPTPTDDIRVALESLGIPCFLGGMSRGMLGRNSPLHIRQNRKCALMDADLVLLAGTVCDFRLSYGRVLNRRSKIIAVNRDKTQLLKNSDMFWKPNVAIQGDAGSFLLRLSKGLMGHKCPEDWPQRLKAGEVTKEKANRGKADEKTDCHLNPLSVLHRVDELMADDSIIVADGGDFVGSAAYIMRPRGPLRWLDPGAFGTLGVGGGFALGAKLCRPESEVWIIYGDGSLGYSVAEFDTFTRHKTPVIALVGNDACWSQISREQVPILGSNVACGLAFTDYHIVADGYGGKGTLIGCKDEDKLDDIIKEAQKETREGRATLLNVLIGKTNFREGSISV, encoded by the exons ATGGAGATTGCCATCGCGCTGGGGTGCTCTGTTGGTTTTACCTTCGGAGGACTAGTATTTGTAGCGTATAAACTTGGTTTACTGTATCAGTTGTTTCTTCATAAG ACTGAGACTCAGAGCCCTCGCCATGGtggggagagtgtggcagaggtTCTGCGTGCCCATGGGGTTAAGTTTGTCTTCACCCTGGTGGGGGGGCACATCTCGCCCATCTTGGTGGCCTGCGAGAAGCTGGGCATCCGCATCGTGGACACCAGGCATGAGGCTACTGCTGTCTTTGCAGCTGATGCTGTAGCTAGGCTCTCAG GCACTGTAGGTGTAGCTGCAGTGACTGCTGGCCCAGGCCTGACTAACACAGTCACAGCAGTGAAGAATGCTCAGATGGCCGAGTCTCCACTGCTTCTCATAGGGGGAGCTGCTGCAACACTACTTCAG GGTAGAGGAGCGCTGCAGGACATTGACCAGATGTCCCTGTTCAAGCCGCTGTGTAAGTTCTGCGCCTCGGTGAGGAGTGTGAGGGAGATCGTCCCCACGATGAGGAAGGCCCTGGCCATCGCCCAGTCTGGAACTCCAGGACCTGTGTTCATAGAGTTCCCCATCGACACACTCTACCCCTTCCACCTGGTGTCCAAAGAGTTCGGAGTGAAAAACCCTCCCAAGGGACTAATGGGGAAAGTTGTCACTTG gtacctccacaatcacctaaaGAACTTGTTTGCTGGGGCCTGGGAAACCAGAGATGTTTCACCTCTCCCTGTGCACATCCCTCAGGCCACAGACGATCAG GTACAAAAGTGTATAGAGCTGGTGAGCAGAGCCAAGAAGCCTGTTAtcctactggggagccaggcaaCCCTACCTCCAACACCTACAGACGACATCAG GGTAGCCCTGGAGTCCCTGGGTATCCCTTGCTTTCTGGGGGGAATGTCCCGTGGCATGCTGGGTAGGAACAGTCCCTTGCACATCAGACAGAACAGGAAATGTGCCCTAATGGACGCAGACCTTGTGCTGTTAGCAG GAACTGTATGTGACTTCCGATTAAGCTACGGCAGAGTGCTGAACAGGCGCAGCAAGATCATTGCTGTCAACAGAGATAAGACTCAACTTCTGAAGAACTCTGACATGTTCTGGAAGCCCAATGTGGCCATTCAGG GAGATGCAGGCTCCTTCCTACTCCGTCTCTCCAAAGGCCTCATGGGCCACAAATGTCCCGAGGACTGGCCACAGAGGCTCAAAGCAGGAGAAGTCACCAAAGAGAAGGCTAATCG GGGGAAGGCTGATGAGAAGACTGACTGCCACCTGAACCCCCTGAGTGTCCTGCACCGTGTGGATGAGTTGATGGCTGACGACAGCATCATAGTGGCGGATGGGGGCGACTTTGTGGGCAGTGCTGCATACATCATGAGACCAAGGGGCCCACTCCGCTGGCTGGATCCAG GAGCATTTGGAACCCTTGGTGTTGGAGGAGGGTTTGCTCTGGGAGCCAAGCTGTGTCGGCCTGAGTCAGAG GTGTGGATTATCTATGGCGATGGATCCCTGGGATACAGTGTTGCAGAATTTGACACTTTTACCAGACACAAG ACACCAGTAATTGCTCTGGTGGGGAACGATGCCTGTTGGAGCCAGATCTCCAGGGAGCAGGTTCCCATCCTGGGCAGCAACGTGGCCTGTGGCCTGGCCTTCACAG ATTACCACATAGTTGCAGATGGTTATGGAGGCAAGGGCACCCTCATTGGTTGCAAGGACGAGGACAAGCTGGATGACATCATAAAAGAGGCACAGAAGGAGACCCGAGAGGGGAGAGCCACACTACTCAATGTTCTCATAGGGAAGACCAACTTCAGAGAGGGTTCCATCTCTGTGTAg
- the LOC109905803 gene encoding acetolactate synthase-like protein isoform X1, with product MEIAIALGCSVGFTFGGLVFVAYKLGLLYQLFLHKTETQSPRHGGESVAEVLRAHGVKFVFTLVGGHISPILVACEKLGIRIVDTRHEATAVFAADAVARLSGTVGVAAVTAGPGLTNTVTAVKNAQMAESPLLLIGGAAATLLQGRGALQDIDQMSLFKPLCKFCASVRSVREIVPTMRKALAIAQSGTPGPVFIEFPIDTLYPFHLVSKEFGVKNPPKGLMGKVVTWYLHNHLKNLFAGAWETRDVSPLPVHIPQATDDQVQKCIELVSRAKKPVILLGSQATLPPTPTDDIRVALESLGIPCFLGGMSRGMLGRNSPLHIRQNRKCALMDADLVLLAGTVCDFRLSYGRVLNRRSKIIAVNRDKTQLLKNSDMFWKPNVAIQGDAGSFLLRLSKGLMGHKCPEDWPQRLKAGEVTKEKANRGKADEKTDCHLNPLSVLHRVDELMADDSIIVADGGDFVGSAAYIMRPRGPLRWLDPGAFGTLGVGGGFALGAKLCRPESELTKVLIEVWIIYGDGSLGYSVAEFDTFTRHKTPVIALVGNDACWSQISREQVPILGSNVACGLAFTDYHIVADGYGGKGTLIGCKDEDKLDDIIKEAQKETREGRATLLNVLIGKTNFREGSISV from the exons ATGGAGATTGCCATCGCGCTGGGGTGCTCTGTTGGTTTTACCTTCGGAGGACTAGTATTTGTAGCGTATAAACTTGGTTTACTGTATCAGTTGTTTCTTCATAAG ACTGAGACTCAGAGCCCTCGCCATGGtggggagagtgtggcagaggtTCTGCGTGCCCATGGGGTTAAGTTTGTCTTCACCCTGGTGGGGGGGCACATCTCGCCCATCTTGGTGGCCTGCGAGAAGCTGGGCATCCGCATCGTGGACACCAGGCATGAGGCTACTGCTGTCTTTGCAGCTGATGCTGTAGCTAGGCTCTCAG GCACTGTAGGTGTAGCTGCAGTGACTGCTGGCCCAGGCCTGACTAACACAGTCACAGCAGTGAAGAATGCTCAGATGGCCGAGTCTCCACTGCTTCTCATAGGGGGAGCTGCTGCAACACTACTTCAG GGTAGAGGAGCGCTGCAGGACATTGACCAGATGTCCCTGTTCAAGCCGCTGTGTAAGTTCTGCGCCTCGGTGAGGAGTGTGAGGGAGATCGTCCCCACGATGAGGAAGGCCCTGGCCATCGCCCAGTCTGGAACTCCAGGACCTGTGTTCATAGAGTTCCCCATCGACACACTCTACCCCTTCCACCTGGTGTCCAAAGAGTTCGGAGTGAAAAACCCTCCCAAGGGACTAATGGGGAAAGTTGTCACTTG gtacctccacaatcacctaaaGAACTTGTTTGCTGGGGCCTGGGAAACCAGAGATGTTTCACCTCTCCCTGTGCACATCCCTCAGGCCACAGACGATCAG GTACAAAAGTGTATAGAGCTGGTGAGCAGAGCCAAGAAGCCTGTTAtcctactggggagccaggcaaCCCTACCTCCAACACCTACAGACGACATCAG GGTAGCCCTGGAGTCCCTGGGTATCCCTTGCTTTCTGGGGGGAATGTCCCGTGGCATGCTGGGTAGGAACAGTCCCTTGCACATCAGACAGAACAGGAAATGTGCCCTAATGGACGCAGACCTTGTGCTGTTAGCAG GAACTGTATGTGACTTCCGATTAAGCTACGGCAGAGTGCTGAACAGGCGCAGCAAGATCATTGCTGTCAACAGAGATAAGACTCAACTTCTGAAGAACTCTGACATGTTCTGGAAGCCCAATGTGGCCATTCAGG GAGATGCAGGCTCCTTCCTACTCCGTCTCTCCAAAGGCCTCATGGGCCACAAATGTCCCGAGGACTGGCCACAGAGGCTCAAAGCAGGAGAAGTCACCAAAGAGAAGGCTAATCG GGGGAAGGCTGATGAGAAGACTGACTGCCACCTGAACCCCCTGAGTGTCCTGCACCGTGTGGATGAGTTGATGGCTGACGACAGCATCATAGTGGCGGATGGGGGCGACTTTGTGGGCAGTGCTGCATACATCATGAGACCAAGGGGCCCACTCCGCTGGCTGGATCCAG GAGCATTTGGAACCCTTGGTGTTGGAGGAGGGTTTGCTCTGGGAGCCAAGCTGTGTCGGCCTGAGTCAGAG CTGACTAAGGTTCTCATTGAGGTGTGGATTATCTATGGCGATGGATCCCTGGGATACAGTGTTGCAGAATTTGACACTTTTACCAGACACAAG ACACCAGTAATTGCTCTGGTGGGGAACGATGCCTGTTGGAGCCAGATCTCCAGGGAGCAGGTTCCCATCCTGGGCAGCAACGTGGCCTGTGGCCTGGCCTTCACAG ATTACCACATAGTTGCAGATGGTTATGGAGGCAAGGGCACCCTCATTGGTTGCAAGGACGAGGACAAGCTGGATGACATCATAAAAGAGGCACAGAAGGAGACCCGAGAGGGGAGAGCCACACTACTCAATGTTCTCATAGGGAAGACCAACTTCAGAGAGGGTTCCATCTCTGTGTAg